A window of Metabacillus sp. B2-18 contains these coding sequences:
- a CDS encoding (deoxy)nucleoside triphosphate pyrophosphohydrolase: protein MKKTVKVVAAIIENDLNEILCALRSPEMAMPNMWEFPGGKVEKDEDIYSALVREIKEELNCKIETVELFHNNIHEYETFIINLIAVKCKIVDGTPTPSEHSTLIWLKRENLESLKWAPADVPAVEELMSEI from the coding sequence ATGAAAAAAACGGTTAAAGTAGTTGCTGCCATTATAGAAAATGATCTAAACGAAATACTTTGTGCTTTAAGATCACCGGAAATGGCTATGCCTAATATGTGGGAATTCCCTGGAGGAAAAGTTGAAAAAGACGAAGACATTTATTCTGCTTTAGTGAGAGAGATTAAAGAAGAGCTAAATTGTAAGATTGAAACAGTAGAATTGTTTCATAACAATATACATGAGTATGAGACCTTTATAATAAATTTAATTGCAGTTAAATGTAAAATAGTTGATGGAACACCAACACCTAGTGAGCATTCTACTCTCATATGGTTGAAAAGAGAAAATCTTGAGTCTTTGAAATGGGCGCCGGCTGATGTTCCGGCAGTTGAGGAACTGATGAGTGAAATCTAA
- a CDS encoding isoprenyl transferase yields the protein MSMKIPFLNSKQLEEPFHNPEEDTSDFHTPDHVAIIMDGNGRWARNRGMPRVAGHKEGVSTVVKIVKIAVKSRVKVLTLYTFSTENWKRPKSEVDSILRLPKEFLSIYLPELIANNVRIEAIGDMDNLPAHTREAVQYAIDRTKGNDGLQLNIALNYGSRHEILKAMKKMFKDLNDEKLSLNELDEQQFSGYLYTTGMKDPDLLIRTGGEMRLSNFLLWQLAYTEFWFTDVLWPDFSETDFLHALKEYGQRKRRYGGI from the coding sequence ATTTCAATGAAAATTCCTTTTCTTAATAGTAAACAATTAGAAGAACCCTTTCATAATCCAGAAGAAGATACATCAGATTTTCATACACCAGACCATGTTGCGATCATTATGGACGGAAACGGACGGTGGGCTAGAAATCGTGGTATGCCAAGAGTTGCTGGTCATAAAGAAGGGGTATCAACTGTCGTTAAAATTGTCAAGATAGCAGTCAAATCCAGGGTTAAGGTTCTAACGCTTTATACCTTTTCCACGGAAAACTGGAAACGTCCGAAGTCAGAGGTAGACTCTATTTTGAGGCTTCCAAAGGAGTTTCTGTCTATATATTTACCAGAGCTTATAGCTAATAATGTACGCATTGAGGCAATCGGTGATATGGATAATCTTCCAGCACATACACGTGAAGCCGTTCAGTATGCGATTGACCGTACCAAGGGAAATGATGGGCTTCAGCTGAATATTGCACTCAATTATGGTAGTAGACATGAGATTCTAAAAGCGATGAAAAAGATGTTCAAGGATCTAAATGATGAAAAATTGTCACTTAATGAACTAGATGAACAGCAGTTTTCAGGATACCTTTATACAACTGGTATGAAAGACCCCGATCTTCTTATTCGTACAGGAGGGGAAATGCGCCTAAGTAATTTTCTTCTTTGGCAGCTAGCCTACACAGAGTTCTGGTTTACCGATGTCCTTTGGCCGGATTTCTCTGAGACTGACTTTTTACATGCTTTAAAAGAATACGGACAAAGAAAAAGACGATATGGCGGAATATAG
- a CDS encoding helix-turn-helix domain-containing protein, producing the protein MAIIINIDVMLAKRKMSVTELSERVGMTMANLSILKNGKAKAIRLSTLDAICKALECQPGDILEYKSGEDN; encoded by the coding sequence ATGGCAATTATTATAAATATCGATGTGATGTTAGCGAAAAGAAAGATGAGTGTCACGGAACTATCGGAGAGGGTAGGAATGACAATGGCGAATCTTTCTATATTGAAAAACGGAAAGGCAAAAGCGATTCGATTATCAACTTTAGATGCCATTTGTAAGGCATTAGAATGTCAGCCTGGTGATATTTTAGAATACAAAAGTGGCGAGGATAATTAG
- a CDS encoding DUF2975 domain-containing protein has translation MKRGSTFLLKTAVIFRGIPVLALCIFLLPQIATEAIEQVKMGSELAYIVFSILFLMYISAIPFYFALYQALRLLSYIDQNQAFSDLSVIALKKIKKCAIAISGFYVVNLPFVYIIAEWDDAPGLILIGMVIIGASMVIAVFAAVLQRLLQEAIHIKSENDLTV, from the coding sequence ATGAAACGCGGATCAACATTCCTCTTAAAAACGGCTGTTATTTTTAGGGGGATTCCTGTTCTTGCATTGTGTATCTTTTTATTACCTCAGATAGCAACTGAAGCAATTGAGCAAGTAAAAATGGGTTCTGAGTTGGCTTATATTGTATTTAGTATTTTATTTTTAATGTATATATCAGCGATCCCGTTTTACTTTGCGTTGTATCAAGCTTTAAGGCTATTGAGTTATATTGATCAAAACCAAGCTTTCTCAGATTTATCTGTAATAGCTCTTAAGAAGATAAAAAAATGTGCCATTGCCATAAGTGGTTTTTATGTGGTAAACCTACCATTTGTCTATATCATAGCCGAGTGGGACGACGCACCAGGCCTCATCTTAATCGGTATGGTCATTATTGGTGCATCAATGGTTATTGCAGTCTTTGCTGCCGTACTCCAAAGACTTTTACAAGAGGCTATTCATATAAAATCAGAAAATGATTTAACGGTCTGA
- a CDS encoding SIS domain-containing protein, which translates to MFNFDVERFLNIQNGALSLKDEMNQAIDEIVEQGIENVFFVGTGGAAILMFAAEYNLKNNSTLPVYTEISSELMYMDHKHLSEKSLVILPSLSGTTKETIEAASFCKEKGATSISLVGHANTPLATMTDYTFVNFAEDDTSCESFYIQSYLLAFRLMYKRNELPEYHQFVEEMMQLPAALLKVKEATENRAEVFASKHRETPYHILSGTGVDWGQAYYYGMCILEEMQWIKTRPVHASDFFHGTLELVEQDTSIILLKGEDKSRTLTERVQRFAEHYSKELTVFDTKDYELKGISPELRRLLSPIILATLLERVSCHLEKERNHPLTTRRYYKKVPF; encoded by the coding sequence ATGTTCAATTTTGATGTAGAAAGATTTTTGAACATACAAAACGGTGCACTGTCGTTAAAGGATGAGATGAATCAAGCCATTGACGAAATTGTCGAGCAAGGAATTGAAAATGTTTTTTTCGTTGGTACAGGTGGAGCAGCTATTTTAATGTTCGCTGCCGAATATAACCTGAAAAATAACTCAACTTTGCCCGTTTATACAGAAATTTCTTCAGAATTAATGTATATGGATCACAAGCATTTGAGTGAAAAATCATTAGTCATTCTACCTTCGTTATCTGGTACAACAAAAGAAACAATTGAAGCGGCAAGCTTTTGTAAGGAAAAGGGCGCAACAAGCATTAGCTTAGTTGGTCATGCAAATACTCCGTTAGCTACAATGACCGATTACACTTTTGTTAATTTTGCCGAAGACGATACATCCTGTGAATCTTTTTATATTCAATCCTATCTCCTAGCCTTCAGGTTAATGTATAAACGTAATGAATTACCTGAGTATCATCAATTTGTTGAAGAGATGATGCAACTACCAGCTGCTTTATTGAAGGTAAAGGAAGCTACTGAAAACCGTGCTGAAGTTTTTGCGAGTAAACATAGAGAAACACCTTACCACATACTTTCCGGAACCGGAGTAGATTGGGGTCAAGCCTATTATTATGGCATGTGTATTTTAGAAGAAATGCAATGGATTAAAACACGACCAGTTCATGCATCTGATTTTTTCCATGGCACACTAGAATTAGTAGAACAAGATACAAGTATCATCCTTTTAAAAGGAGAAGACAAATCTCGAACGCTTACCGAACGAGTTCAACGCTTTGCGGAGCATTATTCTAAGGAACTCACTGTATTTGATACAAAGGACTACGAACTAAAAGGAATCTCTCCTGAACTAAGACGACTACTTTCTCCAATTATACTCGCCACTCTACTGGAACGAGTAAGCTGCCACCTTGAGAAAGAGCGAAATCATCCACTTACAACGAGAAGGTATTATAAGAAGGTTCCGTTTTAA
- a CDS encoding SIS domain-containing protein, with the protein MLKFDKEQFVELVGKVGLSKREEIENIVDEISNKGFKNIFLIGSGGTIAMMLPYEYIFKSNSTIDVHAEIAAELLVMNNRHLTKDSVCIFASVTGTTKETVAAAEFCKEKGATTIGLVALPDTPLGEVVDYRISTGHEKHSFDTFFLHLQLVTFRFIHNQNEFPQYDKFANELAALPEAMAQAMEEFDSRAEQFAIRHKNTKYHMLVGAGNLWGNTYSYAMCILEEMQWIKSKSIHAAEFFHGTLELVEEDTSMIIFKGEDETRPLAERVERFAEKITKELFILDTKDYALPGISEEFRKHVAINVNWALTGRISVYLERERDHSLDIRRYYRKMDY; encoded by the coding sequence ATGTTGAAATTTGATAAAGAACAGTTTGTCGAATTAGTAGGTAAAGTTGGACTTTCTAAAAGAGAAGAGATTGAGAATATTGTAGATGAGATCTCAAATAAAGGGTTTAAAAACATCTTTTTAATTGGCTCTGGCGGTACGATTGCGATGATGCTTCCTTATGAATATATTTTTAAATCAAATTCAACCATTGATGTGCATGCAGAAATCGCGGCTGAGCTTCTTGTTATGAATAATCGTCATCTTACAAAAGATTCTGTCTGTATCTTCGCTTCTGTAACAGGCACAACAAAGGAAACAGTAGCTGCGGCAGAGTTTTGTAAAGAAAAAGGAGCTACAACAATTGGGTTAGTTGCCTTACCAGATACACCACTAGGGGAAGTCGTAGATTATCGCATTTCTACTGGTCATGAAAAACATTCGTTTGACACATTCTTTCTTCACCTACAGCTAGTAACATTCCGTTTTATTCACAATCAAAATGAGTTTCCACAATATGATAAGTTTGCAAATGAATTGGCTGCCTTACCAGAAGCGATGGCTCAGGCAATGGAGGAATTTGATTCAAGAGCTGAGCAATTTGCGATCCGCCACAAAAATACTAAATATCATATGCTAGTAGGAGCAGGGAATCTTTGGGGTAATACGTATTCTTATGCCATGTGCATATTAGAAGAAATGCAGTGGATTAAATCAAAATCTATTCATGCGGCTGAATTTTTCCATGGCACACTTGAGCTGGTAGAAGAAGATACAAGTATGATCATTTTTAAAGGAGAAGATGAAACACGGCCATTAGCTGAAAGAGTCGAACGTTTTGCAGAAAAAATTACGAAGGAACTCTTCATTCTTGATACGAAGGATTATGCACTACCAGGAATTAGTGAAGAATTCCGAAAGCATGTAGCAATCAATGTAAACTGGGCTCTAACAGGTCGAATTAGTGTATATCTTGAGCGAGAAAGAGATCATTCGTTAGATATCAGAAGATACTACCGTAAAATGGACTATTAA
- a CDS encoding MDR family MFS transporter: protein MAFWRSYPRNLKVLLVAMLINSTGMAFLWPLHTIYITHGMNRTLSEAGFVLMLHSAAEIVGSFLGGYLYDRIRGKRTLLYGGISSVILLLFISIGLSWPWYIISMIFLGVSIGSIFPPIYALAGNVWEEGGSKSFHLIYLILNIGVAVGTALGGIVAGFAFRYVFWVNAFTYIIFLLIVLTLLDEPNRDSQSTNEKQSGYQQPIKFYKHNNLSSLILLCLGFMFCWIIYNQWQTTISSYMLQIGFNLASYSLIWTINGIVIISLQPVIQWYMLRKNIAWMWQLVVGVIFYMIAFTLLSQSSAYHIFLISMVIMTIGEILIFPLVPAIADYLAPQGKKGMYQGIVNGSANVGRTIGPLFGGIVFDSFGPTVFLLSCVGIGGFALICFVTYQRLHYIKGNIIKKQIDMEES, encoded by the coding sequence ATGGCATTTTGGAGGTCTTATCCAAGAAATCTGAAGGTTTTATTAGTTGCCATGTTGATTAATTCAACAGGTATGGCATTTCTTTGGCCCTTACACACGATTTATATCACACACGGTATGAATCGGACATTATCTGAAGCAGGATTTGTCTTAATGCTCCATTCTGCAGCTGAAATTGTTGGTAGTTTTCTAGGTGGCTATTTATATGATCGTATCCGCGGCAAGAGAACTCTTCTTTACGGAGGGATATCTTCCGTCATTCTACTACTGTTTATTTCGATAGGTTTATCGTGGCCATGGTATATCATCTCAATGATTTTCTTAGGAGTTAGCATAGGTTCGATCTTTCCCCCTATTTATGCACTTGCAGGCAATGTCTGGGAAGAAGGGGGAAGTAAAAGTTTTCATCTTATCTACCTAATTTTAAATATTGGTGTTGCAGTAGGTACCGCATTAGGGGGAATTGTAGCAGGGTTTGCCTTTCGTTATGTTTTTTGGGTAAATGCTTTCACCTATATCATTTTTCTTTTGATTGTCTTGACTCTGCTTGATGAACCAAATCGTGACAGCCAATCTACTAATGAAAAGCAATCCGGATACCAACAGCCCATCAAATTTTATAAACATAATAATCTTTCATCACTAATTCTCTTGTGCTTAGGATTTATGTTCTGCTGGATTATCTATAATCAATGGCAAACGACGATATCCAGTTATATGCTTCAAATCGGCTTTAACTTAGCATCCTATAGTTTGATTTGGACAATAAATGGCATAGTCATTATCTCGCTTCAGCCGGTTATTCAATGGTATATGTTACGTAAAAACATTGCGTGGATGTGGCAATTAGTTGTTGGTGTGATTTTCTACATGATCGCCTTCACGCTACTTTCACAAAGCAGTGCTTATCATATCTTTCTTATCTCGATGGTGATTATGACTATAGGAGAAATTCTCATTTTTCCATTGGTTCCTGCGATTGCCGATTATTTAGCTCCGCAGGGTAAAAAAGGGATGTATCAAGGTATTGTGAACGGATCAGCAAATGTTGGGCGTACCATTGGCCCCTTGTTTGGTGGAATCGTATTTGATTCCTTTGGTCCAACTGTCTTTCTCTTATCATGCGTAGGTATAGGTGGATTTGCATTGATATGTTTTGTAACATATCAAAGGCTTCATTATATAAAAGGCAATATCATTAAAAAACAAATAGATATGGAGGAATCATAA
- a CDS encoding carbohydrate ABC transporter permease, translating into MTIKNRIFQLAVIVWFGIFSLVIIFPLIWLCLSGLKSNRDFFLNTWSLPEEWLWGNYKAAWDAGVGDFFFNSVFVTVVSVLIILLLGAMAAYGLSRFHFKGQNILLVMILSGLMLAPQVSLLPLYKLLQAIGLYNTYGALILPYVAFQLPFAIFLMRSYFLSIPNELEESAIIDGCNSWKVFWHIILPMGKPIIASAALLTGMFVWNEFMFALVFIEDSSLRTIPVGLMNLRSQLNTNFGIQLAGLAISALPMIIAYILFQKQFVRGISAGGVKG; encoded by the coding sequence ATGACAATTAAAAATCGAATCTTTCAACTAGCTGTTATCGTATGGTTTGGGATTTTCTCATTAGTTATTATCTTTCCCCTTATCTGGCTTTGCTTAAGTGGTCTAAAATCAAATAGAGATTTCTTTTTAAATACATGGTCACTTCCAGAGGAATGGCTTTGGGGAAACTACAAAGCTGCTTGGGATGCAGGGGTAGGGGATTTTTTCTTTAATAGTGTTTTTGTGACAGTTGTATCAGTTCTTATCATCTTACTTTTGGGAGCGATGGCTGCTTATGGATTAAGCCGTTTTCATTTTAAAGGCCAAAACATTTTACTTGTTATGATTCTTAGTGGATTAATGCTTGCTCCACAGGTAAGCTTACTACCACTTTATAAGTTACTCCAAGCAATTGGTCTATATAATACGTATGGAGCATTAATTCTCCCATATGTAGCGTTTCAGCTACCATTTGCGATTTTTCTCATGAGGTCCTATTTCCTCTCAATCCCAAATGAGTTGGAGGAATCAGCGATCATTGATGGCTGCAATAGCTGGAAGGTATTCTGGCATATTATTCTTCCAATGGGGAAGCCCATCATCGCATCAGCTGCTCTTTTAACAGGGATGTTCGTCTGGAATGAATTTATGTTTGCACTTGTTTTTATCGAGGATTCAAGTCTTCGTACAATTCCTGTAGGATTGATGAATTTGCGAAGTCAATTAAATACAAACTTTGGTATACAGTTAGCTGGCTTGGCAATATCTGCGTTGCCAATGATTATTGCTTATATTTTGTTTCAAAAGCAATTTGTAAGAGGTATTTCAGCAGGTGGGGTCAAGGGATGA
- a CDS encoding carbohydrate ABC transporter permease has protein sequence MKNYRSSRTALLYILPALLIVVCMVFLPIVLNLYNSFFRWNSFGTEKIFVGFDYYIRLFKDPVFYTALKNNALYAIISLIFQVGLGVIIAAILEDKLIRRFQPFFRTVFFIPSVISIAVVGLLWQLIYNPEVGLVNGTLEAIGLSEWTHSWLGDSKTAIYAVVAVSQWQYIGYITMLFLIAMQKIPDEYYEAAMIDGASRMKSFFHITLPQIKEMILVGSVITVIGAFKVFDEVYVMTSGGPGRSTEVLGTMLYRSAFRNDEMGYASTIGTVIFVITLTLSLIQMKLGKTGKEV, from the coding sequence ATGAAAAATTATCGAAGTAGTCGAACAGCGTTATTATACATTTTACCTGCCTTGCTGATCGTCGTATGTATGGTGTTTTTACCGATTGTTTTGAATCTATACAATAGCTTTTTTCGATGGAATTCATTTGGTACAGAAAAGATTTTTGTTGGTTTTGATTACTATATCAGACTTTTTAAAGATCCTGTGTTTTATACGGCTTTAAAAAATAATGCTCTATATGCGATTATATCTCTCATTTTTCAAGTAGGCTTAGGGGTTATCATTGCCGCTATTTTAGAAGACAAGTTAATTCGTAGATTTCAACCATTTTTCCGAACCGTCTTTTTTATCCCTTCTGTTATCTCGATAGCAGTAGTAGGATTGCTATGGCAGCTTATCTACAATCCAGAGGTTGGGCTTGTAAATGGAACACTAGAGGCAATTGGTCTTTCAGAATGGACTCACTCATGGTTAGGAGATAGTAAAACCGCCATCTATGCAGTTGTTGCTGTTTCTCAATGGCAATATATCGGTTATATCACCATGCTTTTCTTAATTGCGATGCAAAAAATTCCAGATGAGTATTATGAAGCAGCGATGATCGATGGGGCCTCGAGAATGAAATCATTCTTTCACATCACCTTGCCTCAAATAAAAGAAATGATCCTTGTTGGTAGTGTGATTACCGTCATTGGAGCATTTAAGGTGTTTGATGAAGTATATGTTATGACCTCCGGTGGACCAGGGCGTTCAACTGAGGTGCTAGGAACAATGCTTTACAGATCGGCTTTTCGAAATGACGAGATGGGTTATGCCTCTACGATTGGTACAGTTATATTTGTTATTACGTTAACCTTATCACTGATACAAATGAAACTTGGGAAAACAGGCAAGGAGGTGTAA
- a CDS encoding ABC transporter substrate-binding protein — MRKMTKTLGMAMLIFVLLLTGCSNSSSSDAEGKTVLKFLHKWPQPEYAPYFEEVVKEFEAQNPDIKIEMEAIADEPIKDKLRVVLGGNEVPDIMFSWSGEFARKFVRAGAALDLTPYLEEDTEWKDSFIPASLQPFSSDDKNYGIPLRFNGKFFVYNKEIFDKYNLQTPQTWDEFMNVLETLKQGGETPIILGNESPWAAIHYLTGLNQKMVPQDVRMNDYNPRSGEFTDLGYVKAMEMFAELNQNGYLMDNVNSSSHDMAKQVFFTGEGAMMYMELEEFQNVEDNLSGNWGFFQMPSISDGKGNQNYITGAPDGFIVSSKTEHPEEAIKFLKFLTSKENAVKLAEQIGWPSPIDGATNPDTALQQVVEGVDTMKQAEGMAEWLDTDVHAKVADVYLANIQLLLDGSKSPEEIIKEVQAVAKEVQSEVE; from the coding sequence ATGAGAAAAATGACAAAGACGTTAGGAATGGCAATGCTAATTTTTGTCCTTTTGCTTACGGGGTGTTCTAATTCTTCCTCGAGTGATGCAGAAGGGAAAACAGTCTTGAAGTTTTTACACAAATGGCCACAACCTGAATATGCTCCATACTTTGAAGAAGTAGTCAAGGAATTTGAGGCGCAAAATCCTGATATTAAAATTGAAATGGAAGCGATCGCAGACGAACCTATTAAAGATAAACTAAGGGTTGTTTTAGGTGGTAATGAAGTACCTGATATTATGTTTTCATGGTCAGGCGAGTTTGCTAGAAAATTTGTACGTGCCGGAGCAGCCTTAGACTTAACTCCTTATTTAGAGGAAGACACTGAATGGAAAGATAGCTTTATTCCAGCTTCACTTCAACCATTTTCATCTGACGACAAAAATTATGGTATACCTCTTCGATTCAACGGAAAGTTCTTTGTATACAACAAGGAAATCTTCGATAAATACAATCTACAAACACCTCAGACATGGGATGAATTTATGAATGTCCTTGAAACACTCAAACAAGGTGGAGAAACTCCAATTATTTTAGGTAATGAAAGTCCTTGGGCAGCCATTCACTATTTAACTGGTCTTAATCAGAAAATGGTTCCCCAGGATGTAAGAATGAATGATTACAATCCTCGCTCAGGAGAATTTACGGATCTAGGTTATGTAAAAGCGATGGAAATGTTTGCAGAACTTAATCAAAATGGTTATCTAATGGACAATGTGAACTCTAGCTCACATGATATGGCAAAACAGGTTTTCTTTACAGGAGAAGGAGCCATGATGTATATGGAGTTAGAAGAATTTCAGAATGTTGAAGATAACTTGTCTGGTAATTGGGGATTCTTCCAAATGCCTTCCATTTCAGACGGAAAAGGTAATCAAAACTATATAACGGGCGCACCAGATGGATTTATTGTTTCGTCTAAAACGGAACATCCAGAGGAAGCTATTAAGTTCTTAAAATTTTTAACTAGTAAAGAAAATGCGGTTAAGCTAGCAGAACAAATTGGTTGGCCTAGTCCAATTGATGGAGCAACCAACCCTGATACTGCCCTACAACAAGTAGTAGAGGGTGTTGATACGATGAAACAGGCAGAAGGAATGGCTGAATGGCTTGATACAGATGTCCACGCGAAGGTTGCAGATGTGTACTTAGCCAATATCCAATTGTTATTGGATGGATCCAAATCACCTGAAGAAATTATTAAAGAAGTTCAGGCTGTCGCGAAAGAAGTTCAAAGTGAAGTGGAATAA